The Metabacillus schmidteae genome has a segment encoding these proteins:
- a CDS encoding type IV pilus modification PilV family protein, which translates to MKFNLVKLFSHNKGFTLIEVMLSIVIFSILTLGLLALFSQAMNYSQKSENDTLGVYAARNMLNYMEQQNFEEMKSKYVDGLSDEGQGSSIVLKVDVCEKWYSGSSEEMIKKKSICKYTFNPDLNNRTFSINVTLKKHSESDLSSSLIPMEIHVQWDDDNETTLEGFIKNEKLR; encoded by the coding sequence ATGAAATTCAATTTGGTAAAACTTTTCTCCCATAACAAAGGGTTTACTTTGATAGAGGTTATGCTTTCTATTGTCATATTCAGTATCTTAACACTAGGATTATTAGCCTTATTTTCTCAAGCGATGAACTATTCTCAAAAAAGTGAAAATGACACTTTAGGTGTGTATGCTGCAAGAAATATGTTGAATTATATGGAACAGCAAAACTTTGAAGAAATGAAAAGTAAATATGTCGATGGCTTATCCGATGAAGGACAAGGGTCATCAATCGTTTTAAAAGTGGATGTTTGTGAAAAATGGTATAGCGGGTCAAGTGAGGAAATGATAAAAAAGAAATCAATTTGTAAATATACATTCAATCCAGACCTAAACAACCGTACCTTCTCTATTAACGTTACACTCAAGAAGCATAGTGAATCTGACCTTTCCTCATCCCTTATACCCATGGAAATTCACGTTCAGTGGGATGATGACAACGAAACTACTTTAGAAGGGTTTATCAAAAATGAAAAACTTCGTTAA